The Kangiella marina genome window below encodes:
- a CDS encoding helix-turn-helix domain-containing protein: MIVKKLREKKQWSQEQLSILSGISIRTIQRIESGNRASLESLKSLAAVFETDIETLQKEIIVIDKNTEEWKAKPWWLRFNLVGIRKRSELVFIENFCIVSALFNWLIGTFSEPKFLHFAPVLFICAYLCTWLIRKADKYKVW; encoded by the coding sequence ATGATTGTAAAAAAACTACGCGAAAAGAAACAATGGTCACAAGAACAACTTTCAATACTCAGCGGTATTAGTATTCGTACTATTCAACGTATCGAAAGTGGTAACCGCGCCAGTTTAGAATCATTAAAGTCTCTAGCTGCTGTTTTCGAAACTGATATCGAAACATTACAAAAGGAGATTATCGTGATAGATAAAAATACAGAAGAGTGGAAGGCTAAACCTTGGTGGTTAAGATTTAACCTGGTGGGGATCCGAAAGCGTAGCGAGTTAGTTTTTATCGAAAACTTTTGTATTGTATCAGCTCTTTTTAACTGGTTAATTGGGACATTTTCAGAACCAAAATTTTTGCACTTTGCACCAGTACTGTTCATATGTGCTTATTTGTGCACTTGGTTGATACGTAAGGCTGATAAATACAAAGTTTGGTAA
- a CDS encoding PLP-dependent aspartate aminotransferase family protein, which produces MSDKKFKFASRVIHAGQKPEPITGAVMPPIFTTSTYAQPAPGEHTGYEYSRSQNPTRMAYERCIADLENGKQGYAFASGMAATSTILELLDAGSHVIAMDDLYGGTFRLFDKVRKRTANLEFSFENLSDLSNLEKALKPNTKMIWVESPTNPMLKVVDMKAIADFAKKHNLIAIADNTFATPFNQTPLDFGFDIVMHSATKYLNGHSDIVGGVAVVGDNDELREQMAFLHNSAGAIQGPFDSYLALRGLKTLALRMRQHNENGQKVAEFLSNHPQIDKVYYPGLESHPQHELAKSQMKGFSGMVSVLVKGDTEEEAAKNSHEFMKKLKVFTLAESLGGIESLSNHPAIMTHAAVPHEIRQEIGILDNLVRLSVGVEDIDDILEDLDQALKK; this is translated from the coding sequence ATGTCAGACAAGAAATTTAAGTTTGCCAGCCGTGTGATTCATGCTGGGCAAAAGCCTGAACCAATCACGGGCGCGGTGATGCCACCGATTTTTACCACCTCAACCTACGCACAGCCCGCTCCAGGCGAGCATACAGGCTATGAGTACTCGCGCAGTCAGAACCCAACGCGTATGGCGTATGAGCGCTGTATCGCTGATCTCGAAAACGGTAAGCAGGGTTATGCGTTTGCTTCTGGTATGGCGGCGACTAGCACCATCCTTGAGCTTCTTGATGCGGGTTCACACGTTATCGCCATGGATGACCTGTATGGCGGGACTTTCCGTTTATTCGACAAGGTTCGTAAGCGTACGGCAAATCTAGAGTTCAGCTTTGAGAACTTGTCTGACTTAAGCAATCTTGAGAAAGCACTAAAGCCAAACACTAAAATGATTTGGGTCGAAAGTCCGACCAACCCCATGCTGAAAGTGGTTGATATGAAAGCGATTGCTGACTTCGCTAAGAAGCACAACCTGATCGCTATCGCGGATAACACATTCGCCACACCATTTAACCAAACGCCATTAGATTTTGGTTTCGATATCGTCATGCACTCAGCGACAAAATACCTAAACGGTCACTCAGACATCGTTGGTGGTGTTGCGGTTGTTGGTGATAATGATGAATTACGTGAGCAAATGGCGTTCTTACACAATTCAGCAGGCGCGATTCAAGGTCCATTTGACAGCTATTTAGCGCTTCGTGGCTTGAAGACATTGGCGCTGCGTATGCGTCAGCATAACGAAAACGGTCAAAAAGTGGCTGAGTTCCTAAGCAACCATCCACAGATCGACAAAGTCTACTACCCAGGCCTAGAGTCACACCCACAGCACGAACTCGCGAAAAGCCAGATGAAAGGCTTCAGTGGCATGGTGTCAGTGCTGGTTAAAGGTGATACTGAAGAAGAGGCAGCGAAAAACTCGCATGAGTTCATGAAGAAACTAAAAGTCTTCACGCTAGCAGAAAGCTTAGGTGGTATCGAAAGCCTATCGAATCACCCAGCGATCATGACTCACGCCGCTGTACCGCACGAGATTCGCCAAGAGATTGGTATTCTGGATAATTTAGTGCGCTTGTCAGTAGGAGTTGAGGATATTGATGATATTCTTGAAGATCTCGACCAAGCTCTAAAGAAATAG